In one Pseudomonadota bacterium genomic region, the following are encoded:
- the dnaG gene encoding DNA primase: MSLPPGFLDELRARTSLGSVVGRKVIWDQRKSNQGKGDLWSPCPFHQEKTASFHVDDRKGYYYCFGCHAKGDAISFVRETENVGFMEAVEILAGEAGMQMPARDPKAQEKADERTELAGVMEEAVKYFRLQLSRGAGAAARDYLAGRGLAGQALERWEIGFAPEGWQNLRDHLKGKGTPDDKLLACGLVKASDKGRDPYDTFRNRIMFPIRDPRGRAIAFGGRAMDPGDNAKYLNSPETLLFDKGRTLFNHGPAREAAGKGHPLLVAEGYMDVIALAEAGFPATVAPLGTAVTENQLQLLWRMADEPVIALDGDTAGLRAAIRVIDLALPLLEAPKSLRFALMPEGQDPDDLLKSAGAEAMTERLEAAMPLVQLLWRRETDGKIFDSPERKAALDKSLRDALKQIKDPSLRGHYGEEVKRLRMELFGYGQATGSRQAFVPGRRRPAQPQSSTKRSALAAGLSQDELREAAILATLIATPAALPDFYAELEDMPCEGSHAELQALLLSLPEEAQQRDEIAQRAGREAIEKLFRLPHIAINPAVRAAGDLELARLCLAEEFAKLSAQRGHAREVAEAIEDLEGPADEGLTWRLGQAAEAVNRAGRQDDDDVAEYDTAPNGAKLNRDERSKFTDLLENLNYTKGGPRGS, translated from the coding sequence ATGAGCCTGCCTCCCGGATTCCTGGACGAATTGCGCGCCCGCACCTCGCTGGGTTCGGTCGTCGGGCGCAAGGTCATCTGGGATCAGCGAAAATCCAACCAGGGCAAGGGCGACCTCTGGAGCCCGTGCCCGTTCCACCAGGAAAAGACGGCCTCTTTCCACGTCGACGACCGCAAGGGCTATTACTACTGCTTCGGGTGCCACGCGAAGGGGGATGCGATCTCCTTCGTGCGCGAGACAGAGAATGTCGGCTTCATGGAAGCGGTGGAAATCCTCGCGGGCGAAGCGGGGATGCAAATGCCCGCGCGCGATCCCAAAGCGCAGGAAAAGGCCGACGAACGCACCGAGCTCGCGGGCGTGATGGAGGAGGCGGTGAAGTATTTCCGCCTTCAACTCAGCCGCGGCGCCGGGGCCGCAGCGCGCGATTACCTCGCCGGGCGTGGTCTCGCGGGGCAGGCGCTCGAGCGGTGGGAGATCGGCTTTGCGCCCGAGGGGTGGCAGAACCTGCGCGATCACCTGAAGGGCAAGGGCACCCCCGACGATAAGCTTCTGGCCTGCGGATTGGTGAAGGCCTCTGACAAGGGCCGCGATCCCTACGACACTTTCCGCAATCGGATCATGTTCCCGATCCGTGACCCGCGCGGGCGCGCCATCGCGTTCGGCGGACGGGCCATGGATCCGGGCGACAATGCGAAATATCTGAACTCACCGGAGACGCTCCTTTTCGACAAGGGGCGCACGCTCTTCAACCACGGCCCCGCGCGGGAGGCGGCGGGCAAGGGGCACCCGCTCCTCGTGGCCGAGGGCTACATGGATGTCATCGCGCTGGCCGAGGCGGGCTTCCCCGCCACCGTGGCCCCGCTCGGCACAGCCGTGACCGAGAACCAGTTGCAGCTTCTCTGGCGCATGGCGGACGAGCCCGTCATCGCGCTCGATGGCGACACGGCGGGCCTGCGCGCGGCGATCCGGGTGATCGATCTGGCGCTGCCCCTGCTCGAGGCACCGAAATCGCTGCGCTTCGCGCTCATGCCCGAGGGGCAGGATCCGGACGACCTGCTGAAATCGGCGGGCGCAGAGGCCATGACGGAGCGCCTCGAGGCTGCGATGCCTCTCGTGCAGCTTCTTTGGCGGCGGGAGACGGACGGCAAGATCTTCGACAGCCCGGAACGCAAGGCCGCGCTCGACAAGTCTCTGCGCGACGCCCTGAAACAGATCAAGGACCCGTCACTCCGCGGCCATTACGGCGAGGAGGTGAAGCGCCTCAGGATGGAGCTCTTCGGCTACGGGCAGGCCACGGGGTCGCGGCAGGCCTTCGTCCCTGGCCGTCGCCGCCCGGCCCAGCCCCAGAGCAGCACGAAACGCTCGGCGCTGGCCGCGGGCCTGAGCCAGGATGAACTGCGTGAGGCCGCGATCCTCGCCACGCTCATCGCCACGCCCGCCGCGCTTCCGGATTTCTATGCCGAGCTCGAGGACATGCCCTGCGAAGGGAGCCATGCCGAGCTTCAGGCGCTGCTCCTGTCGCTCCCCGAGGAGGCGCAACAGCGCGACGAGATCGCGCAGCGCGCCGGGCGCGAGGCCATTGAAAAGCTCTTTCGCCTGCCCCACATCGCGATCAACCCCGCTGTGCGCGCAGCCGGGGACCTGGAGCTTGCGCGCCTCTGCCTCGCGGAGGAATTCGCCAAGCTGAGCGCCCAACGGGGCCACGCGCGCGAAGTGGCGGAAGCCATCGAAGATCTGGAGGGCCCTGCCGACGAGGGGCTGACCTGGCGCTTGGGCCAGGCGGCGGAAGCCGTGAACCGCGCCGGGCGACAGGATGACGACGATGTTGCCGAATACGACACGGCACCGAACGGTGCCAAATTGAACCGAGACGAACGCAGTAAGTTCACGGATTTGCTGGAAAATCTGAACTACACCAAGGGCGGGCCAAGGGGCTCGTAG